One window of Dehalobacterium formicoaceticum genomic DNA carries:
- a CDS encoding divergent polysaccharide deacetylase family protein codes for MGKQHGKKLFVACLVLCFIAVLTFIYYLPINYVKNVNKEEKTILLPLGQEKNGVNPINTNNRKAKVAIVIDDFGQFNQSGIEEMMSIRKPLTFAVMPNLEFSQIAANKGAKSGFEIIVHLPMEPKKGKSSWLGPGAIVSTMNTNQIKHRASLDLAAIPGAIGFNNHMGSLICSNENLIRPVLEAAKEKNFFVLDSGTDEHSLIIPLAHQMKIPCVKRDIFLDNDKSISHIKKQLDLLADRALTNGGAIGIGHVGLGGEKTAQALQEMIPIMENKGIEFVYLSELVK; via the coding sequence ATGGGTAAGCAACACGGGAAAAAATTATTTGTTGCCTGTTTAGTATTATGTTTTATAGCTGTATTGACCTTTATCTATTACTTACCTATTAATTATGTAAAAAATGTAAATAAAGAGGAAAAAACTATTCTACTACCCTTAGGGCAGGAAAAAAATGGCGTCAATCCGATAAATACAAATAATCGTAAAGCTAAAGTAGCCATCGTTATTGATGATTTTGGACAATTCAATCAATCAGGTATAGAAGAAATGATGTCTATCCGTAAACCTTTGACCTTTGCAGTTATGCCTAACCTGGAATTTTCGCAAATAGCGGCGAACAAAGGAGCAAAAAGCGGATTCGAAATCATAGTCCACTTACCCATGGAACCCAAAAAAGGTAAGTCCAGTTGGTTAGGTCCGGGTGCCATTGTTTCCACAATGAATACCAACCAAATTAAACACAGGGCATCTTTAGACTTAGCGGCAATTCCCGGCGCGATAGGTTTCAATAATCACATGGGATCATTAATTTGTTCAAATGAAAATTTAATTCGACCGGTACTAGAAGCGGCTAAAGAAAAAAACTTTTTTGTCTTAGATAGCGGAACAGATGAGCACTCCCTCATAATACCTTTGGCTCATCAGATGAAAATACCCTGCGTTAAAAGAGATATTTTTCTCGATAATGATAAAAGCATATCACACATAAAAAAACAATTAGACTTATTAGCTGATAGAGCATTGACCAATGGCGGTGCAATAGGCATTGGTCACGTCGGTTTAGGCGGTGAAAAAACCGCCCAAGCTCTTCAGGAAATGATCCCAATCATGGAGAACAAAGGAATAGAGTTCGTCTACCTATCTGAATTAGTCAAATAG
- a CDS encoding NADH-dependent flavin oxidoreductase: MNNKYKALFEPITLGNEVQVDNRFAMAPMLIFASNEDGSIGQEDYDYFELRNDTGALIITDAAAVSEEGLGMPNQLTVYNDDKVPGLKKLADIIKAKGNKAIMQLHNAGREALGAYQRYGKVLAPSAIDFPFLNYVPEALTDEQILSIIDDYGQATRRAVEAGFDGVEIHGANHYLLQQFFSAYSNTRTDDWGGSFEKRMAFPLAVLKKVKEVAAEKAGKEFIVGYRISPEEVHGENVGYTVDDSVKLIAKVIDGGADYLHVSSADYKAMPGAGGQGEPIAQTVYKSIGGRVPMMLAGSILTPDDALNALRYTDIAALARAVIIDPDFVPKVREGKAETVELSVAGRLDKLALSKVLLNFWQMENCPLPPLKGITY; this comes from the coding sequence ATGAACAACAAATACAAAGCTCTTTTTGAACCCATCACTCTGGGAAACGAAGTGCAGGTGGATAACCGATTTGCTATGGCGCCGATGTTGATCTTCGCCTCCAACGAAGACGGTTCTATCGGGCAGGAGGACTATGATTACTTTGAACTGCGCAACGATACGGGAGCTCTGATTATCACCGACGCGGCAGCAGTATCGGAAGAAGGATTGGGCATGCCCAACCAGCTTACCGTGTACAATGATGATAAAGTCCCGGGATTGAAGAAACTGGCCGATATCATCAAGGCTAAGGGGAACAAGGCGATCATGCAGCTGCACAACGCCGGACGTGAAGCGCTAGGTGCTTATCAGCGCTATGGCAAGGTACTGGCCCCCAGCGCTATTGATTTTCCTTTTTTAAATTACGTGCCCGAAGCGCTCACAGACGAGCAGATCCTTTCTATTATCGATGATTACGGCCAAGCCACGCGCCGCGCTGTGGAAGCGGGTTTCGACGGGGTCGAGATTCATGGCGCCAACCACTACCTGCTGCAACAGTTTTTCTCAGCCTACTCCAACACCCGTACCGATGATTGGGGTGGCAGTTTTGAAAAGCGGATGGCCTTTCCGCTGGCGGTGTTGAAAAAAGTAAAGGAAGTGGCCGCTGAAAAGGCCGGCAAGGAGTTCATCGTTGGCTACCGCATCTCCCCCGAAGAAGTACATGGCGAAAACGTAGGTTATACCGTGGATGATTCCGTCAAGCTGATTGCCAAAGTAATCGACGGCGGCGCTGACTATCTGCATGTCTCCTCGGCAGACTACAAAGCTATGCCGGGCGCCGGCGGTCAGGGCGAACCAATCGCGCAAACAGTATACAAGAGCATCGGCGGCAGAGTACCAATGATGCTGGCAGGCAGCATCCTGACACCGGACGATGCGTTGAATGCCTTGCGTTACACCGATATCGCAGCGTTAGCCCGGGCAGTGATCATTGACCCGGACTTTGTGCCCAAAGTGCGCGAGGGCAAGGCAGAAACCGTGGAACTGAGCGTGGCCGGCCGTCTGGACAAGTTGGCACTATCCAAGGTGCTGTTGAACTTCTGGCAGATGGAAAATTGCCCGCTGCCACCGCTGAAAGGGATCACCTACTAA
- a CDS encoding transposase encodes MAKSYTKEERIEALKLANEIGAAAAAQRLGIKEGTIYGWKARAKKQKMVFDSNGRQMSEEEIKAENDRLRKELKQAREDIEILQDALGFFAKSRRK; translated from the coding sequence ATGGCAAAAAGTTACACAAAAGAGGAACGCATTGAAGCTCTAAAACTAGCTAATGAAATAGGGGCAGCGGCAGCAGCCCAACGATTGGGAATTAAAGAAGGTACAATTTACGGTTGGAAAGCCCGAGCCAAGAAACAAAAAATGGTATTTGATAGTAACGGCCGGCAAATGAGCGAAGAAGAAATCAAAGCAGAAAATGACAGACTTCGCAAGGAATTAAAACAAGCCCGGGAAGACATAGAAATACTTCAGGATGCTTTAGGTTTTTTCGCAAAAAGCCGGAGGAAGTAA
- the tnpB gene encoding IS66 family insertion sequence element accessory protein TnpB (TnpB, as the term is used for proteins encoded by IS66 family insertion elements, is considered an accessory protein, since TnpC, encoded by a neighboring gene, is a DDE family transposase.), with product MMLGRVDTVYLAAGATDLRKSIDGLAVIVQEHFRLDPFSRHLFVFCNRKKDKVKVLEWGGDGFWLHYKRLEKGHFQWPDGNSQSLAVSQREFRWLLDGLPLHQASANPEISERIII from the coding sequence ATGATGTTAGGCCGAGTAGACACGGTTTATCTTGCAGCCGGCGCAACGGATCTTCGCAAGTCTATCGATGGCTTGGCTGTAATCGTGCAAGAGCATTTCCGCTTGGATCCATTCTCTAGGCATCTTTTTGTCTTTTGTAATCGCAAAAAGGACAAAGTCAAAGTCCTAGAATGGGGTGGCGATGGATTCTGGCTCCATTACAAGCGCCTCGAGAAAGGACACTTTCAGTGGCCAGATGGCAATAGCCAGTCACTTGCTGTCAGCCAGCGAGAATTTCGATGGCTGCTCGATGGTTTACCCCTTCATCAGGCAAGTGCCAATCCGGAAATAAGCGAGAGAATCATCATATAA
- a CDS encoding cation diffusion facilitator family transporter, whose product MTDHTYKKVRQVLWIILFANLGVAFLKIFVGNIINSSSMTADGFHSLTDGSSNIVGLIGIRYASKPVDEDHPYGHGKIEMLTGLFIAGMLFFIGVNIILNAISRFMNPVAPDITMASLIALLATLLVNIFVSYYEFSTGKKLGSPILISDSMHTRSDIYVSLGVLVTLIAIKIGLPPIIDPIASLVVAGFIMHAAYEIFKNNGEILVDKVVVDTEKIRNIALGFEQVKDAHNIRSRGCEHDLHIDMHVMIEPDMSVEESHKLMHNIEDKIKEEINNNVQVIVHIEPYYAKVEVLD is encoded by the coding sequence ATGACTGATCATACTTATAAAAAAGTGAGACAGGTACTTTGGATTATTCTTTTTGCCAACCTGGGGGTTGCATTTCTGAAGATATTTGTTGGTAACATCATCAATAGTTCCAGTATGACCGCTGATGGGTTTCATTCTCTAACTGACGGTTCTTCTAATATCGTGGGGTTGATCGGGATACGATATGCATCCAAGCCGGTTGATGAGGATCACCCATATGGACATGGCAAGATTGAGATGCTGACAGGGCTTTTTATTGCCGGCATGCTTTTCTTTATTGGCGTAAACATCATTTTAAATGCCATCAGCAGGTTCATGAACCCTGTCGCACCTGACATTACGATGGCAAGCCTGATTGCTCTTCTTGCCACACTCTTGGTCAATATTTTTGTAAGCTACTATGAATTCAGTACAGGTAAGAAGCTGGGCAGCCCGATTCTAATCTCCGACTCTATGCATACCAGAAGTGACATCTATGTCTCACTGGGTGTACTGGTGACTTTAATAGCTATCAAGATTGGTTTACCTCCAATCATTGACCCGATTGCTTCTCTTGTTGTAGCTGGTTTTATTATGCATGCAGCTTATGAAATTTTCAAAAATAATGGCGAAATACTAGTTGATAAGGTAGTGGTAGATACAGAAAAAATCAGGAATATTGCTCTTGGCTTTGAGCAAGTTAAGGATGCCCATAACATTCGGAGCCGAGGTTGTGAACATGATCTTCATATCGATATGCATGTAATGATCGAGCCTGACATGAGTGTTGAAGAATCTCATAAGTTGATGCATAATATTGAAGACAAAATCAAGGAGGAAATTAACAATAATGTTCAGGTCATCGTGCATATTGAGCCTTATTATGCAAAGGTTGAAGTGCTTGACTGA
- a CDS encoding IS3 family transposase has translation MKYIELRSQERKWSVAALCRVLQVSESGYYKYLRNKSKPYKYADLLKQIYDLLKEDPENANYGVKRIYQYLMNNKNYEGSYSTIYRICKENNLMIHCKRRPKGITKADSEAQKAENLINQDFTAQNPNEKWLMDITEIPCKNGKLYLAPVLDCYDGSIRGFKMDTNMKAELCVEAFKHACRNDGARGSQFTSGIFRNTLTQYGAIQSMSSVGRCYDNARMESFFATLKKEKLYQMDTTKMTTAEVKTVIYRYICYYNLRRIYSTNNGWPPMIFRGMYYQNQIAA, from the coding sequence ATGAAGTACATTGAATTACGCAGCCAGGAAAGAAAATGGAGCGTAGCGGCATTATGTCGGGTACTTCAGGTAAGCGAATCCGGCTATTATAAATACCTTAGAAATAAAAGTAAACCCTACAAATATGCTGATCTATTAAAACAGATTTATGATCTCTTGAAAGAAGATCCGGAAAACGCAAATTATGGAGTTAAAAGAATATATCAATACCTAATGAATAATAAAAATTATGAAGGTAGCTATAGCACTATATACAGAATATGTAAAGAAAACAATCTAATGATCCATTGTAAAAGAAGGCCAAAAGGAATAACGAAAGCCGATTCTGAGGCACAAAAAGCAGAGAACCTCATAAACCAGGATTTTACAGCACAAAATCCCAATGAAAAATGGTTAATGGATATTACCGAAATACCTTGTAAAAACGGGAAGCTCTATCTTGCGCCAGTACTTGACTGCTACGACGGCAGCATACGTGGTTTTAAAATGGATACTAATATGAAAGCCGAACTTTGCGTAGAGGCCTTTAAACATGCCTGTCGCAATGATGGGGCCAGGGGAAGCCAATTTACCAGCGGTATCTTCAGAAACACCTTAACTCAATATGGGGCAATACAAAGCATGAGCAGTGTCGGCCGTTGTTATGACAATGCTAGAATGGAGAGCTTTTTTGCCACCCTAAAAAAAGAAAAACTATATCAGATGGATACTACAAAAATGACTACAGCAGAGGTTAAAACAGTAATATACAGGTATATTTGTTACTATAATTTAAGGCGTATTTATAGTACGAACAATGGATGGCCCCCAATGATATTTAGGGGAATGTATTACCAAAATCAAATAGCAGCCTAA
- the tnpC gene encoding IS66 family transposase, protein MENITESDANHPQTDEHIQSLKDKISVQEHQIEELSAKLKWYEEQFLLSQKRRFGASSEKTNPDQLSFFDEAEQEADPKASEPTVEEITYKRRKTKGKNDKMLDDLPVETVEYPLSDEAQTCPQCGEHLHQMSKEIRKEIKVIPAQVKVVKHVRHVYTCRNCEKNDISTPVITAPMPAPVLPGSFVSPSLMAFVMDRKYTLAVPLYRQEQQFKHFGIDLSRQTMANWMIHGANDWLVHLYNRMHTKLIEHEILHADETILQVLREEGRTAANKSYMWLYATGHTDVPIYLYDYRTTRASKHPQNMLDGFNGYLHTDGYIGYNGIPGVKPVGCFAHARRYFSDALKALPKGSDQTSSVAKEGLDYCNQLFHLEQGFKDLDADERYDKRLEQSKPVLDVFEAWLRTKKRQVLPKSALGKAIDYSLKQWDKLCAFLLDGRLEISNNRAERAIKPFVIGRKNFLFSNTPKGATASAIIYSMIETAKANHLSPFHYLTYLFEKLPNIDLGNMAQLDALLPWSDTLPESCKVSSNN, encoded by the coding sequence ATGGAAAACATAACTGAATCAGACGCAAACCATCCTCAAACGGATGAACATATACAAAGTCTTAAGGACAAAATTTCTGTTCAAGAGCACCAAATCGAAGAGTTGTCCGCTAAGCTGAAATGGTACGAAGAACAGTTCCTTTTAAGCCAGAAGCGGCGATTCGGTGCATCCAGCGAGAAAACCAATCCAGATCAATTAAGTTTCTTCGATGAAGCGGAACAAGAAGCCGATCCTAAGGCATCTGAACCAACGGTTGAGGAAATTACATATAAAAGACGCAAGACCAAGGGCAAGAACGACAAAATGCTTGATGATCTTCCCGTAGAGACTGTGGAATACCCCTTATCGGATGAAGCACAAACTTGCCCACAGTGTGGTGAGCATTTACATCAGATGAGTAAAGAAATCCGAAAGGAGATCAAGGTTATTCCAGCTCAGGTTAAGGTAGTCAAACACGTGCGACACGTATATACATGCCGTAACTGTGAGAAAAATGACATCTCCACGCCGGTGATCACTGCACCAATGCCTGCCCCTGTGCTTCCGGGTAGCTTTGTCTCACCGTCTTTAATGGCGTTTGTGATGGATCGAAAATATACTTTAGCTGTTCCGCTTTACCGGCAGGAGCAGCAATTCAAACACTTTGGTATTGATTTATCTCGCCAAACAATGGCCAACTGGATGATTCACGGTGCGAATGATTGGCTTGTTCATCTGTACAACCGCATGCATACCAAGCTAATTGAGCATGAGATTTTACATGCGGATGAAACGATATTGCAAGTGCTGCGTGAAGAAGGAAGAACAGCCGCTAACAAATCATATATGTGGCTGTATGCTACAGGTCATACGGATGTGCCGATCTATCTTTATGACTATCGTACGACCAGAGCCAGTAAGCATCCGCAAAACATGCTTGACGGTTTTAATGGATATTTGCATACTGATGGCTATATAGGGTATAACGGCATTCCAGGTGTCAAACCGGTCGGTTGCTTCGCTCATGCCAGAAGGTATTTTTCTGATGCACTCAAAGCCTTGCCAAAAGGCTCCGACCAGACATCTTCTGTTGCGAAAGAAGGGCTGGATTATTGTAACCAGCTTTTTCACCTAGAGCAAGGGTTCAAGGATCTGGATGCTGACGAGCGATACGACAAGCGTTTGGAACAAAGCAAACCGGTTCTTGATGTCTTCGAAGCCTGGTTAAGAACGAAGAAAAGACAGGTTCTTCCGAAAAGTGCTTTAGGAAAAGCCATTGATTACAGCCTGAAGCAGTGGGATAAACTGTGCGCGTTCTTGCTTGATGGTCGGCTGGAAATCAGTAATAACCGAGCAGAACGAGCCATCAAGCCTTTCGTAATCGGAAGAAAAAACTTCCTCTTCAGTAACACTCCGAAGGGTGCTACGGCCAGTGCAATCATCTACAGCATGATTGAGACGGCAAAGGCCAACCATCTGAGCCCTTTTCATTATTTGACGTATCTATTTGAGAAGTTGCCCAACATTGACTTGGGAAATATGGCTCAACTGGATGCTTTGCTCCCATGGTCGGACACGCTTCCGGAATCCTGCAAAGTTTCTTCAAATAACTGA
- a CDS encoding VTT domain-containing protein produces the protein MLTPFLPGDLLVFTTGALAAAGSIKVLPIYLIFCVAAIAGDTLNYAIGHFFGYKVSAHENMRFIKREYLERTNKFFKKHGGKTIIIARFVPIIRTFAPFVAGVGIMPYGEFALFNVAGGISWVTIALFSGYFFGNLTFVKDNLSLVILGIIAVSLIPVVITLIKNELAINER, from the coding sequence GTGTTGACACCATTCCTGCCGGGGGACTTGCTTGTATTTACTACAGGTGCGTTAGCAGCGGCCGGTTCAATAAAGGTCCTGCCGATTTATCTGATTTTTTGTGTTGCTGCTATCGCCGGAGATACCTTAAATTATGCAATAGGACATTTTTTTGGGTACAAGGTTTCTGCGCATGAAAATATGCGCTTTATAAAAAGAGAATACCTTGAGCGCACAAACAAATTCTTTAAAAAACACGGTGGTAAAACCATTATCATTGCCAGATTTGTCCCTATCATCCGAACATTTGCACCATTTGTGGCCGGAGTGGGTATCATGCCTTATGGTGAGTTTGCTCTATTTAATGTAGCAGGTGGAATTTCCTGGGTAACAATTGCATTATTCAGCGGATATTTCTTTGGCAATTTGACCTTTGTTAAAGATAACTTAAGCCTGGTTATATTGGGAATCATTGCAGTTTCATTGATTCCTGTGGTCATTACATTGATAAAAAACGAATTGGCGATAAATGAGAGATAA
- a CDS encoding sigma-54 interaction domain-containing protein has product MERDFFSSNTVLREIFDHLSDAVYFVDHQGIILYMNKAAEKLDGYTLQQAEGHTVTELYGLDTVQSPLLRVTASKEPLYDHTLRYDVNNREVYKICNTFPIEFPDGTWGAFSIQKDVTKLKETIEKNIELQKKFFKYHDETPVKGEKEGKLFTFNDIIGNHPLLQECKNLAYNAAQSDAPIFLCGRTGTGKELFAQSIHSASKRKNETFLAINCAAIPETLLEGLLFGTEKGVFTGAIERKGLFEQADGGTLFLDEINSMPLSSQSKLLRVIEDKYVTPLGSKEKIKINTRIISSCNVFPREAIKKQQIREDLFYRLAVINILIPSLEERKSDVFLLANHFISQYNAKYGKKVQSMDDEVTNFIMDYPWPGNVRQLKYSIECAMNLVNDDEVTIKKQHLPFYLKEGLEYGHDSLTLSNLDLPAGKLNPPITAPEMPKDNASGEVNILSSIRQNEKEKIIAALIKNQGHITNSAQELGVSRQTLVYRMKKYGIK; this is encoded by the coding sequence ATGGAAAGAGATTTCTTTAGCAGTAACACCGTTTTACGAGAAATATTTGACCATTTAAGTGATGCTGTTTATTTTGTTGATCACCAGGGTATCATCCTCTACATGAACAAAGCAGCGGAAAAACTGGATGGTTATACATTGCAACAGGCGGAAGGTCATACGGTCACAGAACTATACGGTCTGGATACTGTGCAAAGCCCTCTGCTCCGTGTGACTGCCAGCAAAGAACCCCTCTATGACCATACTTTACGCTATGACGTTAATAACAGGGAAGTTTACAAGATTTGCAATACTTTTCCTATTGAATTTCCGGACGGCACTTGGGGAGCTTTTTCCATTCAAAAAGATGTTACCAAGTTAAAGGAAACTATTGAAAAAAACATTGAATTACAAAAAAAGTTTTTTAAATATCATGACGAAACACCAGTCAAGGGAGAAAAAGAGGGAAAGCTTTTTACATTTAATGATATTATCGGTAATCACCCCTTGCTGCAAGAATGTAAGAATCTGGCGTATAATGCGGCCCAAAGTGACGCACCTATTTTCTTGTGCGGGCGCACGGGGACAGGTAAAGAACTGTTTGCCCAAAGTATTCACTCGGCCAGCAAAAGAAAAAATGAGACATTTTTGGCAATAAACTGTGCCGCTATTCCTGAAACCCTGCTGGAAGGATTACTCTTTGGAACGGAAAAGGGTGTTTTTACCGGTGCGATAGAACGAAAGGGTCTCTTTGAGCAGGCGGACGGAGGCACCTTGTTTTTGGATGAAATTAATTCGATGCCCCTATCGTCCCAATCCAAGCTGCTCCGGGTGATCGAAGATAAGTATGTTACACCCTTGGGCAGTAAAGAAAAAATTAAAATCAACACCAGAATTATCAGTAGCTGCAATGTATTTCCCAGGGAGGCGATAAAAAAACAGCAGATCCGGGAAGATTTATTCTATCGCCTGGCCGTGATCAATATTTTGATTCCTTCATTGGAAGAAAGAAAAAGCGATGTTTTTCTTCTGGCCAATCATTTTATCTCCCAGTATAACGCCAAGTATGGTAAGAAGGTTCAGTCCATGGATGATGAAGTGACAAACTTCATTATGGATTATCCTTGGCCGGGCAATGTACGCCAATTGAAATACAGTATTGAATGTGCCATGAATTTGGTTAATGATGATGAAGTTACGATTAAGAAACAACATTTACCCTTCTATTTGAAAGAGGGTTTAGAATACGGCCATGATTCCCTTACGTTGTCCAACTTGGATTTACCGGCGGGGAAGCTTAATCCACCCATTACTGCCCCGGAAATGCCTAAAGATAATGCATCGGGGGAGGTTAATATTTTGTCCTCCATCCGGCAAAATGAGAAGGAAAAAATCATCGCCGCATTAATCAAAAATCAAGGTCACATCACGAATAGCGCTCAAGAATTGGGTGTGTCCCGACAGACGCTGGTTTACCGCATGAAAAAATATGGTATTAAATAA
- a CDS encoding anaerobic nitric oxide reductase flavorubredoxin has translation MKKLVKNNVFWVGKVDWELQKFHGNEYSTHKGSTYNSYLIQEEKTVLIDTVWAPFAGEFVDNLDREIDLNKIDFIIANHGEVDHSGALPELMKQIPDKPIYCTASAVNSLKGQYHQDWNFQVVKTGDKIDIGNGKELVFVEMKMLHWPDSMATYLTKDNILFSNDAFGQHLATEQLFNDQVDQCDLFNEATKYYANILTPFSPILRKKLDEVIALNLPIEVIATSHGVIWRDNPMQIIEKYAQWSNNYQENQIVIIYDTMWNGTKLLAEKIAEGIRLADPDVVVKVHNLSKSDENDLITEVFKSKTVVIGSPTISNSILHSVAGFIHLMKELKFKEKKAAAFGCYGWSGESVKVINELMENAGFKVVSEGYRNQWNPDDAAQKSAVDFGKTIAE, from the coding sequence ATGAAAAAACTAGTCAAAAACAATGTTTTTTGGGTCGGCAAAGTAGATTGGGAACTTCAAAAATTTCACGGCAACGAATATTCAACTCATAAAGGCTCCACTTATAATTCCTATTTGATTCAGGAAGAAAAGACCGTTCTGATTGATACGGTCTGGGCTCCTTTTGCCGGAGAGTTTGTTGATAACCTGGACAGGGAAATCGATTTGAATAAAATTGATTTTATCATTGCTAATCACGGAGAAGTTGACCACAGCGGCGCTCTTCCCGAATTAATGAAGCAGATTCCGGACAAGCCGATTTACTGCACTGCGAGCGCGGTCAATTCCCTGAAGGGCCAGTATCATCAAGACTGGAATTTTCAGGTTGTTAAGACCGGAGATAAAATTGATATCGGGAATGGAAAAGAACTCGTTTTTGTCGAAATGAAAATGCTTCATTGGCCGGACAGCATGGCAACTTATTTAACCAAGGATAATATTTTATTCAGCAACGATGCTTTCGGACAGCATTTAGCCACAGAGCAGCTGTTTAACGATCAGGTTGACCAGTGCGATCTATTCAATGAGGCTACTAAGTATTACGCGAATATCCTGACCCCGTTCAGCCCCATCTTAAGAAAAAAGCTGGACGAAGTCATCGCGTTGAACCTTCCGATTGAAGTGATCGCGACGAGTCATGGCGTTATTTGGCGGGACAATCCCATGCAGATCATTGAAAAATACGCCCAGTGGTCAAATAATTATCAGGAGAATCAAATTGTTATTATCTATGACACCATGTGGAACGGCACAAAGCTGCTCGCTGAAAAAATAGCGGAAGGAATCAGGCTGGCTGATCCTGACGTGGTTGTTAAGGTCCATAATCTTTCCAAGAGCGATGAGAACGATCTGATTACCGAGGTTTTTAAATCAAAAACCGTCGTTATCGGTTCGCCGACAATTTCAAACAGCATTCTGCATTCGGTGGCTGGGTTTATCCATCTTATGAAAGAGCTTAAATTCAAAGAGAAAAAAGCGGCGGCCTTCGGTTGCTATGGTTGGAGCGGAGAATCGGTAAAGGTTATTAATGAGCTGATGGAAAACGCGGGATTTAAAGTTGTGTCGGAAGGCTATAGAAACCAATGGAACCCGGATGATGCAGCGCAAAAGTCGGCGGTGGACTTTGGCAAAACAATTGCCGAATAA
- the tnpA gene encoding IS66 family insertion sequence element accessory protein TnpA yields MTKVEKCQMWKSRVNEFKSSGQTATAWCTAHELKINQLRYWMRKFKSESKSAEKKMQWLSVEIGGLEVSEPQEALPVRVGKATIEVRPGFNPKLLSDVVKTLSVI; encoded by the coding sequence TTGACCAAAGTTGAAAAGTGCCAAATGTGGAAATCCAGGGTGAATGAATTTAAATCGAGTGGCCAAACGGCTACAGCATGGTGCACAGCACATGAATTGAAGATCAATCAGCTGCGCTACTGGATGCGTAAGTTTAAGTCAGAAAGCAAGTCAGCAGAGAAGAAAATGCAGTGGCTTTCCGTGGAGATCGGCGGGTTAGAAGTAAGCGAACCTCAAGAAGCTTTGCCCGTTCGTGTAGGCAAAGCAACTATTGAAGTGCGTCCGGGATTCAATCCCAAACTTCTCTCTGATGTCGTTAAGACGCTATCAGTTATTTGA
- a CDS encoding N-acetylmuramoyl-L-alanine amidase family protein — MHKRFILTTVMFFLVILSQIAIASPGYGNYGIIAQAPGSPIIAIDPGHGGYDPGAVSGNVLEKDINLIICKKLKEHLENKGFLVVLTRNGDYNHAIKGLHGKEAKRYDLTERIKIINSSNAEILLTVHVNSNNKNAYEGAEAFYHPKSLNGKMLANYIQEELRTVPEIRKRLSKNSKCFMLCNTKIPAVLVEIGYLSNPREQKKLEDPQYLDLIAQKITAGVLKYYDLKTAWEHMVTFLPLNF, encoded by the coding sequence ATGCATAAAAGATTTATTCTCACTACAGTAATGTTCTTCCTTGTTATTTTATCCCAAATAGCAATAGCTTCCCCGGGTTATGGCAATTATGGCATTATTGCTCAAGCACCGGGTTCCCCTATTATTGCCATAGATCCGGGGCATGGAGGTTATGACCCAGGAGCAGTTTCCGGCAATGTTCTGGAAAAAGATATCAATCTAATAATTTGTAAAAAATTAAAAGAACATCTTGAAAACAAAGGATTTTTGGTAGTACTAACCCGTAATGGTGATTATAACCATGCAATAAAAGGTCTGCATGGAAAAGAAGCAAAACGCTATGACCTAACAGAAAGAATCAAAATAATAAATTCCAGCAATGCGGAAATACTATTGACCGTCCATGTTAACAGCAACAATAAAAACGCCTATGAAGGCGCAGAAGCATTTTACCATCCGAAATCATTAAATGGTAAAATGCTAGCTAATTACATTCAGGAAGAACTCAGAACTGTTCCCGAAATTAGAAAAAGGCTGTCAAAAAACAGTAAATGTTTTATGCTGTGTAATACTAAAATTCCTGCTGTACTGGTAGAAATCGGTTACCTAAGTAATCCTAGAGAACAAAAAAAATTAGAAGACCCTCAGTACTTAGATCTTATCGCTCAAAAAATCACAGCAGGAGTATTAAAGTACTATGATCTAAAAACTGCTTGGGAACACATGGTTACTTTTCTTCCTTTGAATTTTTAA